One stretch of Lacimicrobium alkaliphilum DNA includes these proteins:
- a CDS encoding cupredoxin domain-containing protein, whose amino-acid sequence MINRLRRLLLIFTAILSLTASLAVSAELPEFELILRQHLFYPQRLEVPAGQKFRLIIHNQDDAPEEFDSFDLNREKVLFPGRRTIIYIGPLEPGIYSFFGEFHPNQAKGQVHAVSTGDADAD is encoded by the coding sequence ATGATTAATCGTTTGCGCAGACTGCTGCTAATCTTTACAGCCATACTCAGTCTGACTGCAAGTTTAGCGGTCAGCGCCGAATTGCCTGAGTTTGAATTGATACTCAGGCAGCACTTGTTTTATCCCCAGCGCCTGGAGGTACCCGCCGGACAGAAATTCAGGCTGATTATCCATAATCAGGATGACGCACCAGAAGAGTTTGACAGCTTTGATTTAAACCGTGAAAAAGTGCTGTTTCCAGGGCGTCGAACCATTATCTATATCGGCCCTCTTGAGCCCGGCATCTATTCGTTTTTTGGTGAATTTCATCCCAATCAGGCAAAAGGGCAAGTTCACGCAGTTTCTACAGGAGACGCCGATGCTGATTAA
- a CDS encoding ATP-binding protein: MSSVRRYLVLVLLAIITLVIFFSATQSYRNTISASAILFDRQLQALADTLNSLPLEQTDEQDNRPQEVEADGEFIFQVWHQNHLLLTSAGLAKMPFSDLSPGIREENIQGQRWQVLVHFYPGTGYRVMVAEPLHHRVELSEEMILATLVPLVLSLPVLAVLISVVVKQGLNPLHQLTGELKTKRADDLSPLQLYAEQKELQPVVETINSLLQRLEQAFVRERRFASDAAHELRTPLSVLKLNAYNLEKELSPDSENLLLLKQGVERMSHVVDQILLLNRTNPEHFSIKFGSVDLYRISQQVISELYPQIAQKNQHISLQGQVCMMRGDEFSLRVLVQNLLTNANKYSPAQSQIEVAINKIGDQVELTVEDSGPGLDEQEYERVFDRFYRAGGDRHQSGIPGCGLGLSIVQHVLTLYQGHIYLGQSESLGGLKVRVTLPSGGVDD, encoded by the coding sequence ATGAGTTCAGTCCGTCGCTATCTGGTACTGGTATTGCTCGCCATTATCACTCTGGTGATCTTCTTCTCAGCGACCCAAAGTTATCGCAATACTATCAGTGCCTCGGCGATACTGTTCGACCGTCAGTTACAGGCGTTGGCAGACACCCTCAACAGTCTGCCTCTGGAGCAGACCGATGAGCAGGATAACAGGCCTCAAGAGGTCGAAGCTGATGGTGAGTTTATCTTTCAGGTGTGGCATCAGAACCATTTACTGCTGACCAGTGCTGGTTTAGCAAAAATGCCATTCAGTGACTTATCTCCGGGTATCCGGGAGGAGAATATTCAGGGCCAGCGCTGGCAGGTGCTGGTTCACTTTTATCCGGGTACAGGCTACCGGGTGATGGTGGCTGAGCCCCTGCATCACAGGGTTGAGTTGAGCGAGGAAATGATCCTGGCGACACTGGTTCCTTTGGTACTGAGCCTGCCGGTGCTGGCAGTTTTGATCTCGGTGGTGGTAAAACAGGGGCTGAATCCATTACATCAATTGACCGGTGAGCTTAAAACCAAACGTGCCGATGATCTCAGTCCGCTGCAGCTATATGCGGAGCAAAAAGAGCTCCAGCCTGTGGTGGAAACCATAAACAGTCTGTTGCAACGGCTGGAGCAGGCCTTTGTCAGAGAGCGTCGGTTTGCCTCCGATGCGGCCCATGAGCTGCGCACTCCGCTGAGTGTCCTTAAACTCAATGCATATAATCTGGAAAAAGAATTGAGCCCAGACTCTGAGAACTTGCTGCTATTGAAACAGGGTGTAGAGAGAATGAGCCATGTGGTGGATCAGATACTGCTTTTAAATCGTACGAACCCGGAGCATTTTAGTATTAAGTTCGGTTCGGTGGATCTGTACAGGATCAGTCAGCAGGTGATCAGCGAGCTCTATCCGCAGATTGCACAGAAAAACCAGCACATCAGTTTGCAGGGGCAGGTTTGCATGATGCGGGGAGATGAATTTTCCTTAAGAGTACTGGTGCAGAATTTGCTGACTAACGCCAACAAATACAGTCCGGCACAAAGTCAGATAGAAGTGGCGATTAACAAAATCGGCGATCAGGTCGAGCTGACGGTCGAGGATTCCGGACCAGGCCTGGATGAGCAAGAGTATGAAAGGGTCTTTGATCGCTTTTATCGTGCCGGCGGGGATCGGCATCAGTCAGGCATTCCCGGTTGCGGGCTGGGTCTTTCAATCGTCCAGCATGTACTGACACTCTATCAGGGCCACATTTACCTTGGACAATCTGAGAGTCTGGGAGGATTAAAAGTACGGGTAACACTTCCATCCGGAGGGGTGGATGATTAA
- a CDS encoding cyclic nucleotide-binding/CBS domain-containing protein, which translates to MLVKDMKLHLAVHYVNGSDNTQTARALMRRHRIGALLVVDSEKSPTGIITSHDLLEVDDFVCTPVSLHASSPLITVTPDDSIRRVSELMMKQHCHHLVVVSGSEVTGMLSSLDIVNFYLQAYSTE; encoded by the coding sequence ATGTTAGTAAAGGATATGAAGCTGCATCTGGCAGTGCATTATGTCAACGGGTCTGATAACACGCAGACAGCCAGAGCGCTGATGCGAAGGCATCGCATCGGGGCTTTGTTAGTAGTGGATAGTGAGAAGAGTCCCACCGGTATTATTACCAGCCATGATTTACTTGAGGTGGATGATTTCGTCTGTACGCCGGTCAGCCTGCATGCATCTTCCCCACTGATAACAGTGACTCCCGATGACAGTATCCGCAGGGTGTCAGAGTTGATGATGAAACAACATTGTCACCACCTGGTGGTAGTGAGTGGATCAGAAGTAACAGGCATGCTTTCCAGCCTGGATATTGTGAATTTCTATTTGCAGGCCTATAGCACCGAATAA